Proteins from one Amycolatopsis benzoatilytica AK 16/65 genomic window:
- a CDS encoding TetR family transcriptional regulator: protein MGRWQPGARERLEQAALELFVEQGYTETTVPQITERAGLTTRTFFRYFADKREVLFGGEDQVPERVARLMAEAPPSLGPMDLIADCFGPAVAKLFEGRSLDYLLRRRSLIDAEPALHERELRKFALLAKALEQGFRDRGADDLNARLAAEIAMVAFRVAVTRWLDQNGSPGLDVVLNETLAAMRHLAGTPSA from the coding sequence ATGGGTCGATGGCAGCCGGGTGCGCGGGAGCGGCTCGAACAGGCCGCGCTCGAACTCTTCGTCGAGCAGGGCTACACCGAGACGACCGTTCCGCAGATCACCGAGCGCGCCGGTCTCACGACCCGAACGTTCTTCCGGTACTTCGCGGACAAACGCGAAGTCCTGTTCGGCGGCGAGGACCAGGTGCCCGAGCGGGTGGCCCGCCTGATGGCGGAGGCCCCGCCTTCGCTCGGCCCGATGGACCTCATCGCGGACTGCTTCGGGCCGGCCGTAGCGAAGCTGTTCGAGGGCCGCAGCCTCGACTACCTGCTCCGCCGCCGCTCGTTGATCGACGCCGAACCGGCGCTGCACGAGCGCGAACTGCGCAAGTTCGCGCTGCTGGCGAAGGCGCTTGAGCAAGGCTTCCGAGACCGCGGCGCAGACGACTTGAACGCGAGGCTGGCCGCGGAGATCGCGATGGTCGCGTTCCGGGTAGCAGTGACCCGTTGGCTGGACCAGAACGGCTCGCCTGGCCTGGACGTCGTGCTGAACGAGACCCTGGCGGCGATGCGGCACCTGGCGGGCACGCCGTCGGCTTAG
- a CDS encoding trypsin-like serine protease — MADKRIFSMLTRAFTGAAALAAAAGLATPAVASTPASTPASADGVQVVGGTRASQGEFPWMVRLSMGCGGALYTNQIVLTAAHCVDRTGADSSITATLGVVDLQSSSAKKVRSTYVYRSPTYDTATGGDWALIKLASPVSGIPTLPIAKTAENNNGTFTIAGWGAATEGGAQQRYLLKATVPFVDDATCQAQGGDYASLNKSAELCAGNVDTGGTDTCQGDSGGPMFRRDGSGQWIQVGIVSWGTGCARPNAPGVYTEVSTFASTIASAAAKI; from the coding sequence TTGGCCGACAAGCGAATCTTCAGCATGCTCACCCGAGCTTTCACCGGCGCCGCGGCGCTCGCCGCGGCAGCCGGGCTCGCCACGCCCGCCGTGGCGTCGACGCCCGCTTCGACCCCCGCGTCGGCCGACGGCGTCCAGGTGGTCGGCGGCACTCGCGCCAGCCAGGGCGAATTCCCATGGATGGTCCGGCTTTCGATGGGCTGCGGCGGCGCGCTGTACACGAACCAGATCGTGCTGACGGCCGCGCACTGTGTGGACCGGACCGGCGCGGACTCGTCGATCACGGCAACCCTCGGCGTCGTCGACCTGCAAAGCTCGAGCGCCAAGAAGGTCCGCTCGACCTACGTCTACCGCTCGCCGACGTACGACACCGCTACCGGCGGCGACTGGGCGCTGATCAAACTGGCGAGCCCGGTGAGCGGCATCCCGACGCTGCCGATCGCGAAGACCGCGGAGAACAACAACGGCACCTTCACCATCGCCGGATGGGGCGCGGCCACCGAAGGCGGCGCGCAGCAGCGGTACCTGCTGAAGGCCACCGTCCCGTTCGTGGACGACGCGACCTGCCAGGCCCAGGGCGGCGACTACGCGTCGCTGAACAAGTCCGCGGAACTGTGCGCGGGCAACGTCGACACCGGCGGCACCGATACCTGCCAGGGCGACTCCGGCGGCCCGATGTTCCGCCGCGACGGCTCCGGCCAGTGGATCCAGGTCGGCATCGTCAGCTGGGGCACCGGCTGTGCCCGGCCGAACGCACCGGGCGTGTACACCGAGGTGAGCACCTTCGCATCCACGATCGCCTCGGCGGCCGCGAAGATCTGA
- a CDS encoding GntR family transcriptional regulator has protein sequence MPKSSPLSRLSADGPVRDGIPDHGRVPRYYAVKVELLAVIAELGEGSVLPTERELCERFEVSRATVRQAVSELVLEGRLSRKQGSGTYVAPPKLVQPLALVSYTEGLRRQGIRPGRTLITLERRSAGTALAVDLKIDSAAEVIHLERVLLADDERVGLESTFLRADRFPTLAETFDPERSLYAYLREELGVVFDGAEERVETVLASPREALLVGTNPALPMLLMHRVSWGPDGEPFERVRSLFRGDRLSFVTKLGRVE, from the coding sequence GTGCCCAAGTCTTCGCCGCTGTCCCGCCTGTCCGCCGACGGACCGGTTCGCGACGGCATTCCCGATCACGGCCGAGTGCCGCGCTACTACGCGGTGAAGGTCGAACTGCTCGCGGTGATCGCCGAATTGGGCGAAGGCAGTGTCCTGCCGACCGAGCGCGAACTGTGCGAACGATTCGAGGTGTCCCGCGCGACGGTCCGCCAGGCGGTGAGCGAGCTGGTGCTCGAAGGCAGGCTGTCGCGCAAACAGGGCAGCGGTACCTATGTCGCGCCGCCGAAGCTCGTCCAGCCGCTCGCTCTGGTCAGCTACACCGAAGGGCTGCGCCGCCAGGGGATCCGGCCGGGCCGCACGCTCATCACGCTCGAACGCCGGTCCGCCGGCACCGCGTTGGCCGTCGACCTGAAGATCGATTCCGCCGCCGAGGTCATCCACCTGGAGCGCGTGCTGCTCGCCGACGACGAGCGGGTGGGCCTCGAATCGACATTCCTGCGCGCCGACCGGTTCCCGACCCTGGCCGAGACCTTCGATCCGGAGCGCTCGCTGTACGCGTATCTGCGCGAGGAGCTCGGCGTGGTGTTCGACGGGGCTGAGGAGCGGGTCGAGACCGTGCTGGCCTCACCCCGCGAGGCCCTTCTCGTCGGCACCAACCCGGCGTTGCCGATGCTGCTGATGCACCGGGTTTCCTGGGGTCCGGACGGCGAGCCGTTCGAACGCGTCCGCTCGCTGTTCCGCGGCGACCGGCTGAGCTTCGTGACGAAGCTGGGCCGCGTCGAGTAG
- a CDS encoding DoxX family protein yields the protein MEIALWTVQIALALLFALSGALKSTMSHDRLLETGQTGAAAYPMPVVRFTAICELAAALGLILPRLTGIAPVLTGWAAVGLAVVMAGAMAMHFRLALTEHRSAEYRNVAANVVILAGCVFVAVGRL from the coding sequence ATGGAAATCGCACTGTGGACTGTCCAGATCGCGCTGGCCTTGCTGTTCGCCCTGTCCGGCGCGCTGAAGTCGACGATGTCGCACGACCGGTTGCTCGAAACCGGGCAGACCGGCGCGGCCGCGTACCCGATGCCGGTGGTGCGCTTCACCGCGATCTGCGAACTGGCCGCCGCGCTAGGTCTGATCCTGCCCCGGCTGACCGGGATCGCTCCGGTGCTCACCGGCTGGGCCGCGGTCGGTCTGGCGGTGGTGATGGCCGGCGCGATGGCGATGCACTTCCGGCTCGCGCTCACCGAGCACCGGTCGGCCGAGTACCGCAATGTCGCGGCGAATGTCGTGATCCTGGCGGGATGCGTGTTCGTCGCCGTCGGCCGGTTGTGA
- a CDS encoding TIGR03364 family FAD-dependent oxidoreductase, giving the protein MRILIVGGGVLGTLHAWQAVEHGHEVLQIEREPEARGASVRNFGLVWVGGRAAGLELATAVRARRLWERIGERAPALGFRPNGSLTVVRADAELAVAREVVAGPDAAERGFKLLDAHETRALNPALRGEFAGALYCERDGVVEPRTAQPALREVLEASGRYRWLPGREVRNLTANGVIDDHGERHEGDVMMFCTGAWLGGLVREIAGELPVRRVRLQMAQTEPLGEALPTSVADGDSFRYYPAYRGAALDALNERQPQGETATRNAMQLLMVQRRDGSLTIGDTHEYEQPFSFDVTEDPYEHLSEVASKLLGRPLPRIRRRWAGVYAQAIDSAAIVHRERLCHNAFLVTGPGGRGMTCSPAIAEDTAEELGW; this is encoded by the coding sequence GTGCGAATCCTCATCGTCGGCGGCGGCGTGCTCGGCACCCTGCACGCCTGGCAGGCCGTTGAGCACGGACACGAAGTCCTTCAGATCGAACGCGAACCCGAAGCGCGCGGAGCCTCGGTGCGCAACTTCGGCCTGGTCTGGGTAGGCGGCCGCGCCGCTGGTCTCGAGCTGGCCACCGCGGTGCGCGCCCGCCGGCTGTGGGAGCGGATCGGCGAGCGCGCGCCCGCGCTGGGTTTCCGGCCCAACGGCTCGCTTACCGTCGTCCGTGCGGACGCGGAGCTGGCTGTCGCACGGGAGGTCGTCGCGGGTCCGGATGCTGCCGAGCGTGGCTTCAAGCTGCTCGACGCCCACGAGACCCGGGCGCTGAACCCGGCGCTGCGCGGCGAGTTCGCCGGCGCGCTGTACTGCGAGCGCGACGGTGTGGTCGAACCGCGGACCGCGCAGCCCGCCCTGCGCGAAGTCCTCGAAGCGAGCGGCCGGTATCGCTGGCTGCCCGGTCGCGAGGTGCGGAACCTGACCGCCAACGGCGTCATCGACGACCACGGCGAGCGGCATGAAGGCGACGTCATGATGTTCTGCACCGGTGCCTGGCTGGGCGGCCTGGTCCGCGAGATCGCCGGCGAGCTCCCGGTGCGTCGCGTCCGGCTGCAGATGGCGCAGACCGAACCGCTTGGCGAAGCGCTGCCCACCAGCGTCGCCGACGGCGACAGCTTCCGGTACTACCCGGCCTACCGGGGCGCGGCGCTCGACGCGTTGAACGAACGCCAGCCGCAGGGTGAAACCGCCACGCGCAACGCGATGCAGCTGCTGATGGTGCAACGTCGCGACGGTTCGCTGACCATCGGCGACACGCATGAATACGAGCAGCCGTTCTCCTTCGACGTCACCGAAGACCCGTACGAGCACCTCTCCGAAGTGGCGAGCAAACTGCTCGGCCGGCCGCTGCCGCGGATCCGCCGCCGCTGGGCCGGCGTGTACGCCCAAGCCATCGATTCCGCCGCGATCGTGCACCGGGAACGGCTTTGCCACAACGCTTTCCTCGTCACCGGCCCTGGCGGCCGGGGGATGACCTGTTCGCCGGCGATCGCCGAAGACACCGCAGAGGAGCTGGGCTGGTGA
- a CDS encoding phosphonatase-like hydrolase, whose product MVTTELVVLDLAGTTVADDGLVERAFTAAIAAAGVSEEDERYPGMLGYVRETMGQSKITVFRALLGDEERARKANTEFEAAYGRLVDAGECIPIAGAEETIRGLREKGVRVALTTGFARATQRALLEALGWNDLADLALAPGEGVRGRPYPDLVLAAALKLQVTDVRNIAVAGDTPSDVRTGLAAGAGIAAGVLTGAGNRADLEAAGATHVLDSVSALPALLDHAEPEGATQS is encoded by the coding sequence CTGGTGACCACCGAACTCGTCGTGCTCGACCTGGCCGGAACGACCGTCGCGGACGACGGACTGGTCGAACGCGCCTTCACCGCGGCGATCGCCGCCGCCGGAGTGTCCGAAGAGGACGAACGTTACCCGGGAATGCTCGGCTACGTCCGGGAAACCATGGGCCAGTCCAAGATCACCGTCTTCCGCGCGCTGCTCGGCGACGAGGAGCGCGCGCGGAAGGCCAACACCGAATTCGAAGCCGCGTACGGCCGTCTGGTCGACGCGGGCGAATGCATACCGATCGCCGGTGCCGAGGAAACCATTCGCGGCCTGCGCGAAAAGGGCGTCCGGGTCGCCCTCACCACCGGGTTCGCCCGGGCCACCCAGCGCGCACTGCTCGAAGCACTGGGCTGGAACGACCTCGCCGACCTCGCACTCGCGCCAGGGGAGGGCGTGCGCGGCCGGCCCTACCCCGACCTCGTCCTCGCTGCCGCGCTGAAGCTGCAGGTCACCGACGTCCGCAACATCGCGGTCGCCGGCGACACGCCCTCGGACGTCCGGACCGGTCTCGCCGCCGGTGCCGGGATCGCCGCCGGAGTGCTCACCGGTGCCGGCAACCGAGCCGACCTCGAAGCGGCCGGTGCCACCCACGTCCTCGACTCCGTCTCCGCCCTCCCCGCCCTGCTCGACCACGCAGAACCTGAAGGAGCCACCCAGTCATGA
- a CDS encoding 2-aminoethylphosphonate ABC transporter substrate-binding protein: protein MPPFVQQAAKEGLLAQSSPKGTDQVPAAQKDPQGRYYAMMSNYLSFIYNPKQANPAPKAWNDLLDPKYQGKLQYSTPGEAGDGTAVLLQAQHVFGDQGALDYLGKLQANNAGPSSSTGKLQPKVAKGEILVANGDLQMNLAEIDKSGGFQVFFPADAQGKRSTFALPYFAGLVANAPHADNARKLLDFLFSPETQAKASDAYGIPARADVRAQGPKAEKVTAAMSGVAVWNPDWNAVLGRLDADLAAYRKATGQ from the coding sequence GTGCCGCCGTTCGTGCAGCAGGCGGCGAAGGAAGGTCTGCTGGCCCAGTCCTCGCCGAAGGGCACCGACCAGGTGCCGGCCGCGCAGAAGGACCCGCAGGGCCGCTACTACGCGATGATGAGCAACTACCTCAGCTTCATCTACAACCCGAAGCAGGCGAATCCGGCCCCGAAGGCGTGGAACGACCTGCTCGACCCGAAGTACCAGGGCAAGCTCCAGTACTCCACGCCCGGCGAGGCCGGCGACGGCACCGCGGTCCTGCTGCAGGCCCAGCACGTGTTCGGCGACCAGGGCGCGCTGGACTACCTCGGCAAGCTGCAGGCGAACAATGCCGGCCCGTCCTCGTCCACCGGCAAGCTGCAGCCGAAGGTCGCGAAGGGCGAGATTCTGGTGGCGAACGGCGACCTGCAGATGAACCTCGCCGAGATCGACAAGAGCGGCGGGTTCCAGGTGTTCTTCCCGGCCGACGCACAGGGCAAGCGGTCCACCTTCGCGCTGCCGTACTTCGCCGGCCTGGTCGCCAACGCGCCGCACGCGGACAACGCCCGCAAACTGCTCGACTTCCTCTTCTCGCCGGAAACCCAGGCAAAGGCGAGCGACGCGTACGGCATCCCGGCCCGCGCGGATGTCAGGGCACAGGGCCCGAAGGCGGAGAAGGTCACCGCCGCGATGTCCGGCGTGGCCGTCTGGAACCCGGACTGGAACGCCGTACTGGGCCGGCTCGACGCCGACCTCGCCGCCTACCGCAAGGCCACCGGGCAGTGA
- a CDS encoding ABC transporter ATP-binding protein — MTPAVEFRGVSVHFGATQALAPLDLSVARGETLALLGPSGSGKSTALKALAGFLRPSAGRVLLDGQDVTDLPPHRRGLGVVVQSYALFPHQRVADNVAFGLKARKMRRPDVAQRVGEVLELVGMAAYAKRYPRELSGGQQQRVALARALAIRPNVLLLDEPLSALDAALREDMVAELLRLRAELPDTTLIYVTHDQSEALALADRIAVLCDSRLVELGPSEQLYRRPAAEFTASFLGAANLIPVELVRADGAVATVRLAGRELTAEPSGELGPGRPVALGVRPHRISVGEPGPGAFEALVRGVQWRGTGYRLDLRLTDGACDLRAEVPDRPVLPAVGDRVGVSIPDGCPLVGVGG, encoded by the coding sequence GTGACTCCGGCGGTCGAATTCCGCGGCGTATCCGTCCACTTCGGAGCGACGCAAGCGCTTGCGCCGCTGGATCTTTCGGTCGCGCGCGGCGAGACACTGGCGCTGCTCGGACCGTCCGGTTCGGGCAAGTCGACCGCGCTCAAGGCGCTCGCCGGTTTTCTCCGGCCGAGCGCCGGGCGGGTGCTGCTGGACGGGCAGGACGTCACCGACCTGCCTCCGCACCGGCGCGGACTCGGCGTGGTGGTGCAGAGCTACGCGCTGTTCCCGCATCAGCGGGTCGCCGACAACGTCGCGTTCGGGTTGAAGGCGCGGAAGATGCGCCGGCCGGACGTGGCGCAGCGCGTCGGCGAGGTGCTGGAACTGGTCGGGATGGCCGCCTACGCCAAGCGCTACCCGCGCGAATTGTCCGGCGGACAGCAACAGCGGGTCGCGCTCGCCCGGGCGCTTGCCATCCGGCCGAATGTCCTGCTGCTCGACGAACCACTGTCCGCTTTGGACGCCGCGCTGCGCGAGGACATGGTCGCCGAGCTGCTGCGGCTCAGGGCCGAACTGCCGGACACTACGCTGATCTACGTCACGCACGACCAGAGCGAAGCACTCGCGCTCGCCGACCGGATCGCCGTGCTGTGCGATTCCCGGCTGGTCGAACTCGGCCCGAGCGAACAGCTTTACCGCCGCCCGGCCGCCGAGTTCACCGCCAGCTTCCTCGGCGCGGCGAACCTCATCCCGGTCGAGCTGGTCCGGGCAGACGGCGCGGTCGCGACAGTCCGGCTGGCCGGGCGCGAGCTGACCGCCGAGCCGTCCGGCGAGCTCGGACCGGGGCGGCCGGTGGCGCTCGGCGTCCGGCCGCACCGGATCTCGGTCGGCGAGCCCGGCCCGGGCGCCTTCGAAGCGCTCGTTCGCGGAGTGCAGTGGCGCGGCACCGGCTACCGGCTGGACCTGCGGCTCACCGACGGGGCCTGCGACCTCCGCGCCGAGGTGCCCGACCGCCCGGTGCTGCCGGCGGTGGGCGACCGGGTCGGAGTGTCCATTCCGGACGGCTGCCCGCTGGTCGGAGTCGGCGGATGA